Proteins encoded together in one Bacteroides zoogleoformans window:
- a CDS encoding golvesin C-terminal-like domain-containing protein produces MNRRCLFLLGLLAVSLLSLKTVSAQELPTDVRREIEKLLNDVARKEVSVGTIRIDSVAVKRKTLQLFANMNCAYIPFREDNVAEIYKSVRALLPANLSKSRLQIRTNKRSIEELIPQALRSKKDKKAKRFTPTATKPLVKNISTPYTPTNGLQNRHIALWQSHGWYYESKLARWEWQRARIFQTVEDLYTQSYVLPFLVPMLENAGANVLLPRERDCRTEEVIVDNDGCPDGRSAYSESSGEKIWKQGNGEGFAQLRSQYVNFENPFKEGSYRMVETTKKGKESTAEWTPEIPASGQYAVYVSYQTLPSSTDDALYTVYHKGGVTQFKVNQQMGGGTWIYLGTFGFDAGRNKEYRVVLSNRSAKAGRMITADAVKIGGGMGNIARRISDEGITENLKSSDTRNLQTGITSEKNESQTAAFLSQQRFEASGYPRFCEAARYWLQWAGIPDSVYSESKGKNDYTDDYKCRGIWVNYLAGGSPVNPTEKGLNIPVNMAFAFHSDAGTTLNDSIIGTLGIYYTNAYNEKYANGASRYLGHDLTDLIQSNIVRDVRTLYEPRWTRRGKWNQSYYEARVPRVPTMLLELLSHQNFADMRYGLDPRFRFTVSRAIYKGMLQFLCSQYGTEYVVQPLPVDHMVLRMTGEDEVELSWQPVDDTLEPTAKAEKYIVYTRIGNGAFDNGVLVEKNSYRVRIPAGVVCSYKVTAVNKGGESFPSEILSVGRASQSKGTVLVVNGFDRISAPADFVAPAPADTLLAGFLDEQDHGVPYIKDISYIGKMKEYRRSIPWMDDDASGFGDSYGDYENQVIAGNTFDYPSVHGAAILKAGYSFVSSSDEAVEDGWTSLNDYKYVDLILGKECQSKMGRGVMPLEFKTFNNRMQEAITAYCKQGGNIFVSGAFVGTDLWDNRLAAADEADKKFATDILKYKWRVGQAAITGKVKSVASPFSSLSGNYTYYNELNADSYVVEAPDAIEPASKDAYTVMRYAENNLSAGVAYQGDYKTLILGFPFEAIRTEAEREAFMHAVLTFFNDNK; encoded by the coding sequence ATGAATAGACGATGTCTTTTTTTACTTGGTTTGCTTGCCGTCTCCCTCCTTTCTCTCAAAACAGTAAGCGCACAAGAACTTCCGACGGACGTCCGCCGGGAAATCGAGAAATTACTGAATGACGTGGCACGTAAAGAAGTGTCTGTAGGAACCATCAGAATAGATTCCGTAGCCGTGAAAAGGAAAACGCTGCAACTCTTTGCCAACATGAACTGTGCTTATATCCCTTTCCGTGAAGACAACGTCGCCGAGATTTATAAAAGTGTGCGCGCGCTGCTACCGGCGAACTTATCCAAAAGCAGGCTGCAAATCCGTACCAACAAGCGTAGCATCGAAGAACTGATTCCCCAAGCTCTGCGCAGCAAAAAAGACAAGAAAGCCAAAAGATTCACCCCCACTGCCACAAAGCCTTTAGTGAAGAATATCTCTACCCCTTATACCCCCACCAATGGATTGCAAAATCGTCACATCGCTTTGTGGCAAAGTCACGGCTGGTACTACGAGTCTAAACTTGCCCGTTGGGAATGGCAGCGTGCACGCATTTTCCAAACAGTGGAAGACCTGTACACGCAAAGCTACGTACTGCCTTTCCTTGTGCCGATGCTGGAAAATGCAGGTGCCAATGTGTTGCTCCCGCGCGAACGAGACTGCCGGACAGAAGAAGTGATTGTGGATAATGACGGTTGTCCGGACGGTCGTTCCGCGTACTCAGAAAGCAGTGGCGAGAAAATATGGAAACAAGGAAACGGAGAAGGATTCGCCCAACTGCGTTCCCAATACGTCAACTTCGAGAACCCGTTCAAAGAAGGTAGTTATCGCATGGTAGAGACCACGAAGAAAGGCAAAGAAAGCACTGCCGAATGGACGCCCGAAATCCCTGCAAGCGGACAATATGCCGTGTACGTTTCCTATCAGACGTTGCCGAGCAGCACGGATGATGCCCTCTATACCGTGTACCACAAGGGAGGTGTCACACAGTTCAAAGTAAACCAGCAGATGGGAGGCGGCACGTGGATTTACCTCGGCACTTTCGGCTTCGACGCAGGCAGAAATAAAGAATACAGAGTGGTGTTGAGCAACCGCTCCGCCAAAGCCGGACGAATGATAACGGCAGATGCCGTGAAGATTGGCGGCGGTATGGGTAACATAGCACGCCGCATCTCCGATGAAGGCATAACAGAAAACCTGAAAAGCTCCGATACACGCAACCTGCAAACAGGAATCACAAGCGAAAAAAACGAATCTCAAACTGCCGCTTTCTTGTCGCAACAGAGATTTGAGGCAAGCGGCTATCCCCGTTTCTGCGAAGCAGCCCGCTACTGGCTGCAATGGGCGGGAATCCCCGACAGCGTATATTCCGAAAGCAAGGGCAAGAACGACTATACGGACGACTACAAATGCCGCGGCATCTGGGTGAACTACCTCGCCGGAGGTTCTCCGGTTAATCCCACGGAAAAGGGACTGAACATTCCCGTGAACATGGCTTTCGCCTTCCACTCGGATGCGGGAACCACCTTGAACGACTCCATCATCGGGACGCTGGGCATCTACTATACCAATGCCTACAACGAAAAGTATGCCAACGGAGCGTCGCGCTACCTCGGCCACGACTTGACCGACTTGATTCAATCGAACATCGTGCGTGATGTGCGCACTCTTTACGAACCCCGATGGACCCGCCGAGGCAAGTGGAATCAATCTTATTACGAGGCCCGTGTCCCCCGCGTACCCACCATGCTGCTCGAACTGCTTTCTCACCAGAACTTTGCCGATATGCGCTACGGACTGGACCCGCGCTTCCGCTTCACCGTGAGTCGTGCCATCTACAAAGGCATGTTACAGTTCCTCTGCTCGCAATATGGCACGGAGTACGTTGTCCAGCCGCTTCCGGTAGACCACATGGTTCTGCGCATGACCGGAGAGGATGAGGTAGAGCTGAGCTGGCAACCCGTGGACGACACATTGGAACCGACAGCCAAAGCAGAGAAATACATTGTCTATACGCGCATCGGAAACGGAGCTTTCGATAACGGCGTATTGGTGGAGAAAAACAGCTACCGTGTACGCATCCCTGCCGGCGTGGTATGCAGCTACAAAGTGACGGCCGTGAACAAAGGAGGTGAGAGCTTCCCATCCGAAATACTATCGGTAGGACGGGCTTCACAATCCAAGGGCACGGTGCTGGTGGTAAACGGGTTCGACCGCATCAGCGCTCCCGCCGACTTCGTGGCACCTGCACCCGCCGATACGTTGCTTGCCGGTTTTCTGGACGAACAAGATCACGGTGTACCTTATATAAAGGACATCAGCTACATCGGTAAAATGAAAGAGTATCGCCGCTCCATTCCTTGGATGGACGACGATGCGTCGGGCTTTGGCGACAGCTACGGTGATTATGAAAATCAAGTGATTGCCGGCAATACGTTCGACTATCCCTCCGTGCACGGCGCCGCGATACTGAAAGCGGGCTACTCCTTTGTTTCGAGCAGCGACGAGGCTGTGGAAGACGGATGGACATCGCTCAACGACTACAAATACGTCGACCTCATCTTAGGAAAAGAATGCCAGAGCAAGATGGGAAGAGGTGTGATGCCGTTGGAGTTCAAAACCTTCAACAACCGCATGCAGGAAGCGATTACCGCATATTGCAAGCAAGGAGGAAACATCTTTGTTTCGGGTGCTTTTGTCGGAACAGACCTTTGGGACAACCGGCTTGCCGCTGCCGATGAGGCGGACAAGAAGTTTGCCACGGATATCCTGAAATACAAGTGGCGTGTAGGACAGGCAGCCATAACGGGGAAAGTGAAAAGCGTGGCTTCTCCATTCTCCTCTCTGTCGGGGAATTACACCTACTACAACGAACTGAACGCTGACTCGTACGTAGTAGAAGCCCCCGACGCCATTGAGCCGGCAAGCAAAGACGCCTATACGGTGATGCGCTATGCTGAGAACAACCTGAGTGCCGGCGTGGCTTATCAGGGCGACTACAAAACACTGATTCTGGGATTTCCTTTCGAGGCGATACGTACCGAGGCGGAAAGAGAAGCATTCATGCACGCGGTATTGACCTTCTTCAATGACAATAAGTAA